One Misgurnus anguillicaudatus chromosome 5, ASM2758022v2, whole genome shotgun sequence genomic window, caattaaaaaaacggtggatatctcgttttgcaacgaaactcttcatattactAATAAGTTTCACGTAACACTTACAGTATAACACATTTAATCTGTATTAATTGATAGGTTATTACTAACTTTACTACAAAAACACcgtgttttcttttcttttttttctctttccatgaattactattttaattattattattctgtctAATTTGTTTACGTATTTAACTTAAAACTGAATGTTTTTCAACCAATAGTTGGAATTGCTTATCTTAGTTTGATGAGTATTGTAAAACGAGTATTGTAAAACGTGTTGACATAACTTGTTGTTATGcttttttttgttcaaaattgaaataatgtataaaaactgtaaatatgTCTGTTCATTTCATATACTGTGGCATTGTGCtccacaattttattttattttagtttagtttatggccataaataaaaataaattatatggcTATATCTCTCTTTAATATGCACacactataataataataaaataataaatcaattttaaaattGCACATACCATTTTCAAATGGAATTTAATTGATAAATCCTGTTTAGAGACTGTAAAGCATCCTGAAGCATGCTTTAAAATGCCTGTTGTGAGTTAGAATAAGTGATGATGGGACGCACCACTGGGAGGGGTCATTATAAGATAAGAACAAGCTTCTCTCCGCACCTTCAACCAGTGTCTAAGCAGCAGGAAGGGAAAGATAAAGGTCACTCGACATTTAGTGCTGCTTCTACGAGGAGTTATGATTCACCATTCAAGTTGAACATTCGACTCAAAACGTCTACCGAAATCTAACAAGTTCACTGATGTTGCTTTGAATTGGGCAAGGTGAAACGGATAGCATTTCTTTCACTTCATCCACTCAGATCGAGCTGCGATGCTTCCGAGTCCTGTGACTTCAACTCCATTTTCGGTAAAGGACATCCTGAAGTTGGAACAGCAACATGCTCTTAACCCAAATGGATTCATGGGTCCTCAGCAGGACACTGTGCCTCTGCAGTCGCTTCAGCTTCAGTGTATGCATAGTACATTAAGCCGGAGTCTGGATCTCATCTACAGTCCAGAGAAACACAGTGTAATTGCTGGGGAACAGGTGAAATGTGCCTTGAGTTCAGATGACTTTGACATCGTCGGAGATTCCTGCAGTTCTCCAACAGAAGAGGAGATGGATCCCAACGAAGACACAAGTGAGTAAAATATGCACAGTATAATTTGATGCTTAACTGATATATTGGTTACTTGCTGCTTTAATATTGGCTCTTTAATAAGAAAGTTTTAGCTTACATTTATTTAGGTAGCCCTAAAATTTTATCCGCGCAAAATAACAAGCAGGGGTCAGAATTATGAGAGTCTGCATCTGCGCAATAACCACTATAAAATTAAAGAAAGTTAattgatttttaaaataatgcgcATTTTCAACAATCAGACAgcgttcatatatatatatatatatatatatatatatatatatatatatatatatatatatatatatatatatatatatatatatatatatatatatatatatatatatatatatatatatatatatatatatatatatataggttcCTAAAGGTCATTTTCGTGCTGTATATGTTGAACCTTTCACAATAAAATTTCTGGTGCACAAAAGGATATTTGTAATggaattttttttctcaaagtAGTAAAGTATGTTTCTTCTAACTGAATGTTCTTTTTATTCAATGGAAACCCTTtctagcacctttatttttaagactaTATAATAGTGGTGAATTAACTTGTTCAATGGCATAAAAATAGATAATAACGATGCTggatatttgaagagtttcgttgcaaaacgagataaatgcgttattaacatttttgtcaaaacatgtattattatgttatcatgttattattttgttttatgatgctacttagctgtatttttaagttatgaaggtttaaatcaaaacaaaccaactgctgttgaattgatattaattggaatgcacaacgagatttctgaaaaataaaaaacggagttatctcgttttgcaactaaactcttcatttgttaaacttttttaaatttgcatacAATGTGGACATCAGTaagtttattatatttattttttcaggtATATGTCACTTCGACGACTCAATTTGTAATAGTCAAAAAGATGAATCACCGAGGGAGAAACCAAAGCAGAGGTTACGCAGAAAACCCCGAGTTCTCTTCTCTCAAAGTCAAGTGTTTGAGTTGGAAAGACGCTTCAAGCAGCAGAGATACCTTTCAGCGCCCGAGCGAGATCACCTGGCTCATGTTTTAAAGCTCACCCCCACCCAGGTCAAAATATGGTTCCAGAACCGGAGGTACAAGTGTAAAAGACAGCGACAGGATAAATCGCTCGAGCTTGCCGGCCCAAGGAGGGTGGCTGTGCCCGTGCTGGTGCGAGATGGAAAACCGTGTCATGGGACTCCTTATAATGTCACTGTAGGATCCTATCCATACAATAACTATTATAACAGTTATGGAAATAACCCATATCACTGTAACTTCACTTCTGTGCCTTCGTTTGCCAACACAAGCCAAATACCCAATCACTTTGTGGATATGAATTTGACGTCGGGAAGTGTTGATGGGATTCGAACTTGGTGACATCAATCCCAAAAGAGAACATTTTTGGAATAAGACAATATTTCTTGATGGCACTGCTGAAAACACGTTGAAAATCTTGTCATAAACTGTTTgtgattaaatatatatattttttgtggttTTATATTCATGCTTTTCACCAAATAAAgactatatttaacaaaatttaGCTCGATACGGCTGTTTGTACGAAAATCAATTTACAGATATTTCAGAAACAGTGAACAACATATCGTGAAAATATGTGTAAAGTGCCAACATTAAGGAATATTAAAGGAAAATAGGGAAAAGGTAAGTTTACATCTAACAACGTTTGTTTTTATTAGGACTGCTATCTGAAAATTTGATTTTATCATTAACAATATATTTCTTTACATGGTTAATGAGTTAAACCAAACCCTTCACAAtttgtttttcttcattattttaaatactcaATTTTCGAGTAGACTGAAAGTAGATCAATTCAAAAGTGTCGATGAAGAAACTTAGCATTCGATGTTTAGCAACTATTGTGTGATTTTACTAAAAACTTTAAAGCAAAAAGCTAACTCTGAGTTTTCAAGTTGATCTGGATTATTAACAGTAAGATAAATCCATTTCTAAAACATAAGATCCAATAAATTAGATTTTACGCAACGTTGATAAGCATTCGATTCTTTTGGTTGATCATGGAGcaataaatcaaattaataaaGATTTTCAGCGTGTTGGTGTCGCAGAAATGGTTTAACTTTATCAATATTAGCTGCagctgcactgaaaaaaaatattcttttaatttactcaatttttaaggtaagtggtcgcaatcaatttatttaaagctacatttaaaaatatagaaatacaaaacaaaaaaaaaactttgtttgaatgtatcttaaataaattgattgcaaccacaaAAAATTGAGCAAAtcgaatgaatctttttttttcagtgtgactTCGTCCTCAGCGTACAAATAAAAATAGGCTACTGTTGTATTTTTAGATCGATTCAGTCATATGAAATTATTGGGCCGATACATTATGACATAAAGCACATTTTAAGCATGGCCCCTAACCTATAAATGAaaactttttcattttaatccagatgtttttaacaaaaatgtccCTTAGAATCTGTTGTAACTTTTTAATGTGaaaatgtgtgcgtgtgtgaaatTACATTTAACTAATTTGTATGAAACACTCTTGGGGTTAAAGTAAGTTTACTGTGCCCTATAATATCGTAAACCAAACAAATTGAATTATCTCCTAATCTTAACGCTTTCCAATGAGCTTGTCATTACATCCACATTAGctaaaaagataaaacaataGAAACGGGGTGATAAGTCAGAGTCTCTATCCAGGACGGAGGACTGAGAGTAAACAGAAACGCAGACAAGCCGGCACTCTTTCACTCTTGTCTCCTGATCTGTCAGGGAAACGATTAAAATCAAATGAAAGCTATGATGGGATCTGATAAACAGGCCCTATGGGataatatttacaaatatgGCAGCTTATGGATCACGAATAAGAAACGCAAATTATGCCCATATAATGTGTTTTAGCTTATTGTATGATCGATGcctttaaagatgttttataaCATAGGCAAACATATTTAACACAGCTTTTCTGATGCACAACATTCAAAATCTAAACACAAATCCTTGTTATAATTAATGAAAGGGTGTCAACCATCAGTTTTATAGGGTGGAAATTGGGGGGCAGGCAGATGGTgtcaggggggccccagttttataacatttgataaaatacattaatttattataaattctgtctAATCAAATCTCAGAAAAATATAgcaaccaacagcactacaatgtataaattaatatttttgtttaattttaattcaaagtttgagtttgttttatgtcatgaattaTCCCTCGAAGAGATGCACCCCgttgaaaagtttgagaaccactgttataATGTAACAGGTTAAACATTGCGAGAGTGCAAAATCAGCATTAAATTCTATGAAAAGCAATCAAGTTTCACTGACAGAGTGATGTGTGGGAGGGGGGCAACTTAAGTGTTATCTTAATGGACAATTTATTTCCTGTTTAAGACTAGAAGCAAGGCAGAGATAGAAAACACTCTCAAGAGTCTCGTCAGCACTGAGCTCAGATAAGGAAAGAGTATGTGGCTTGGAGCAGTATTTAGCCGGTTGATATACGTAGCTAAGAGCAGTATTTAGCAGCAGGCAGACACAGTGGAGACTATGGCCACTTCAGCAGATCAAataagtttgtgtgtgtgagactGTGTCCACAAGCATGCAGATACATGCATATGGATACATATgaagatgtaaacaacatactcactgtcaaaataaaggtacaaaacactACCTTTTTTGTCGCTGGGGTTGTACCTTAAGGTTCCATTTTGTATGCAGGTACATACAAGGATCTATCGTGTACCTTTAACTGGGTACAGTTGggtacagttaactgttttgtacccctaaaatttaactggtacaaaatttTTCCTTAAGGTACAGTTAGGTCCTTatggtataatattgtaccccaaaaaatacaacatttcaatgtgtcgTATACCCATAAAGATACCAAAATGATCCTTTGAGGATGCCACCCTGGTGAAagaaaggtacagttttgtatcttttttctgacagtgcagtatgtgtatgtgtatgtgtatgtgtatgtgtatgtgtatgtgtatgtgtatgtgtatgtgtatgtgtatgtgtatgtgtatgtgtatgtgtatgtacagGTCTGACTGTACTTGAGGCCCAAATCTACGAATGTTGTCACAAACATAGTGAAACGCTGAAATCTGACTTGGGGCACATTTTAAGTGGTTCTCGTTATTTAAACAGATCATAAACTGTCCAAAtcaagttttgccaaacttgttTTACTAAAGCTTGTTTTGCAAGTTTGCTAATTAATGTCAACAAGTTTGTGTTAGGGGTTTCACTCTTAAAAACTAAGGtacttaaaaggttcttcacagcgatgccatagaaaaatcaactgtttttgGTTCCTTTCAGTCAAAGGaactttaaagaaccatttctttctgaaatggcatcatgaagcacctttatttttaagattgtaaGTTAAGGGAGAGAAAATTTAATTACAGTCTGGTAATTCATCAAACTCTGCATtgtaaaaaatgttaatttaccCAACATTGAATTTGTACTTCacaacatgcaaaatgtattttcagcacatttttcaaatgctaacacagtgtattcaaaattgttaaaaatacaTTCAAAACAGAATGATGACAAATTCCAAGCATTTATGGagtatttcctttaaatattgtCAATTTTATAGCCGAAAATTGAGCTGTAAAATAATCATTATAGGCTCATTTCAATTTTAGCTGAAATTCCAGTCTCATTACCATGATTACGTAAAATGGATAGTTTTGAACTGAATTTGATGGCAAATATGGTTCAGAGAAGTTCTTTTCAAGATGCATCCCAGAGatttttttcctcttttttcacattttggcCGTAATTTTCAAGTACTATATTCAGCACTTGAAAGTAAAAGATAGACATTTTGATTAATTTCTGAAAATTCTTGTTAGAAATGCTTTCAATAAAGTGAAAAGGTGTTACAGTATTCTATATAAAGAACTGATTTATTTGGAAAATCATTCAAACTTTACAAAAGAAAAGTTCATCAATTATGTAATGCTTCCTGTTGTGTGTTGtgaatgaaatgtgttttctgAATGTGAATTGTTGCTCTGAGTGAGTTTTATAGATAAAATTAACtgactgtgtgaagagttttgaaaatgtgGTTTTGGTATTGAACAATGCTTGTtagcaactgaaaaaaaaactgtaaagtagcataaatatatttttttacagtatgtgctGTTTTTCAACTCAGGGTTTGGGTAAATATCGACAAACTCAaagttgggttaaattaacctagaaaatggcCCAGAGTTggaacaacccagcataggttaaagggatagttcactttaaaatgaaaattctgtcatcatttacgcaacatgatctcacaaatttccgtggcatagtcacggaattctTTGCTAATGTTTTTGTGgtattctcacggatctccgcatatttccatgGCCCTGCCACGGCAttctcaactgctttttcctattttcaaaccattgtcacttcggtttaggcttagatttggtgtttgcgttagtatgtcactttgaGTATTTGTTTATGCTATTtcttctgatttattcttttatattttctaaactttaatcaattgtcgcctggcgttggggttagagttgggtttgggtagggaggtcattttatgtaaatctaaccataaaccgaagcgacaatggtaagacaataggacaaaacagttgagtaaccaatccgtgagaatgccacggaaaagaaagtccttggcagggccacggaaatatgcggagatccgtcctcatgttgttttaaacatgtatgaatttcttttttctgatgaacacaaaagaagatattttgagaaatgatggtaaacacacagcagtaagtgaccattgacttccatagtagaaataaaaaaatatgatggaatttaatgggtaccattaactgtgtgcttaccatcatttatcaaaatattttcttcatcatttatcacaatacttccaaaatatttcttccctactatggaagtcaatgctcacttactgctgtgtgtttaccatcatttctcaaaatatcttcttttgtgttcatcagaaaaaagaaattcatacaggtttaaaacaacatgaggatgagtaaatgatgacagaactttcattttatagtgaactatccctttaatccatattttacccaaccatgggttgaaacagccagatctcacgagaatttgtatattttacaagttggctaaatcgtatcaattcatacaaagttaatcatgcaaaattGTACGAGGATTATCAAAAAAACTGCTCCTAACCCATACGTCACAGTGGCAAAGGCAAATCATGTATAAATAAGCCACCTTATAAAAttcgtacaaattgccatgagatagtgTTGGTTGTAACaatggatgtgtgtgtgtgtgcgtgcgtgcgtgcgtgcgtgcgtgcgtgtgcgtgcgtgtgtgtgtcggAAGCATTGGCACAAGGCAGCTACAGGAAGAGATCTCATCAGAGAGTCACTCAGTCTGCCAATGACAGACAGGGTTAAGACACATGAGGCCTGGATCTTCACTTCTCTCTTGTCACACTGAAAGAGACACCAAAAAAACTTGTTCCACTGTTCTGACGGAAGAGAGAACTGGCCAGGAGGCCAAAAGGTTAAGCTTGCTTCATTCCATATGATTATATATGAAATGGTGAAACCCTAAATGGAGTTTCCTAATAGAAGATCTCTTATATATATCCCTATATATCCTGTAAGTTACTGTAACAAAACTCAtacaaaaaactaaaataaagtaaaacaaattaaGTTACAAATTGATTGAAAGATGTTAACAGGAATTTTGTGCtaattgtttcattttttgtttgttttttgcttatACAGTATTCTTGCCATTTTTATAGTTTATTTGCCCTGTCACATTTTCAGAAATTCACGAAAGCTAGTAAAACCGAGCTGAATTTAACTGAAATGTTGAATTTAGGGTGAGCGCAGAACAGCATTAAGTTGTTGAATCACTAACAAAAGGAATGTTAAAAACAACTATAGGCCTCTGAAGCTATTGCTTGAACAAGTTGGAGCACACAAAGACTGGCAGTATTTAAACAGACGACCCGTGTAACCATGGAAAATTCAGTCTTCTCTACAGATCATCAGCATTTATCTAAGAGACTGTGAGGACGCTCATTGTGCTTTTATTACATCTAAGGAGATGTTTTGGACATTTTGTCTGCATAAAGAGTAGACATCTATAGAAATATTCTCATGCTCCTAAACAATGCTTACGCCACACATCTGTCCACACTTAAAAGATGTCACTCAACTGCCTCCGTATATAAACACACTCAAGTCCACTGGCAAGACATATACTCAAACTGAGTGAAATACAGGAGAAACTGCATTTTAAGAACATCaatgtcaaaatatgtcaaAATTCAAGATGTCTTGAATGTGTCCTAACAATGATTGTTTATGCAATAATGAAAAGATAAACTATTACAGATATATTAAGAAGCAATCCATTAATCGAAATGTTAAATATAAGTATACGACCTGTAGTAAAAATGTTATTCATCTGCaacaaaacctttttttttttagaaaatatatctcaaaatgttttgtgtaatattttGTACTTTAGTCTCATTTATTGTTAACTGCAGAATATATTCACACAatgcctttaaaggggacatttcacaagactttttaaagatgtcaaattaatctttggtgtccacagagtacatatgtgaagatttagctcaaaataccccacagataatttattataacatgttaaaattgtcaatCAGAAATGTGTCAAATTGCCAATTTAAaaggcagtgctgtggttggatagtgcagattaaggggcagtattatccccttctgacatcacaaggggagtcaaatgtcaattacctatttttcacatgcttgcagagaatggtttacccaaactaagttactgggttgatctttttcacactTTCTAGGTTGAAAGAAGTACTGgaaacccaattatagcacttaaacaaggAAAAAGTAGATTATCATGATATGCCCCCTTTAAAGTGATAACatgtaaagtttatttttttgctgttttctatAGGCTATCATCttacataatataaagaacattctgtgaaaatatgatCTTATGAGTAAGAGATCATgacaaatattaaaatcaatgtgaaattaaaCTTGAAAATGAGGTAATGACACATCAGCCTGGTTTTCACAGGTAGTGTCACATAGAGTATGAAGGGGAAGTCAATCAAATGTAAGGAATGTTTTAATTTCTAAATATTCAGGTCAGCTCATACTGTAAACACTAAATTACGCTAAAGGGTTAAAGAGAGTAATTTTCTAAAAATGTTCAAAATCTTTTTGGAAAAATTATGATGACAGTAATTTATATGTGACAAACCAATGACAACTAGTTATGACTTATGGCTTTAATTTTTTGCATTATTGGCATTTCACTTCAATATTTTtctataaaatatatatgaCAATGATTTATGTAATATTCAAATCCAGACCATTCAAAAAGAGATCATTATGCGTCTAGGCCAAAGATATTCATTTTAAGATGCACATTACCTTTTTAACCCCCCAAAAATGCTCAAAAAGGGGGGCGTTACTTTAGGGTTTAAAGCAAGAGAGACTGACAGTGATTAAATTAGGGATACATCTAAATTAAGAAACAGTAGCcatttttattcaaaagtaCAAACTGCTGTGTATTTTACATAGTGTAGGTGTCCCATGTCacccaaatatatattttttaatggtTAGAAGAGCCCTTCAAGGTCGCAGCAATGGATGAATGGATGCAACAAGGTGGTTACTCATACATCTTTAAAGAGCCTAACACCATACAGGTGGATCATACAGTATAtgcaaatacttaaaaaatgtaacaggAAAAGCAGGTTTTATTTGAGTATGTGGATTTTAATTATACAGACATTTTGTCATTAGCCTTCTAAAAGGTGCCACAAGTGaaaattgtttacattttagtAACAACTGTCTATAAAGTGTCATTCCCTACTAAGTGAGTAGTGGGCAGCTTAAatgaatattccattttcttaaaagaaaaatccagataatttacttaccaccatgtcatccaaaatgttgatgtctttctttgttcagtcgagaagaaattatgttttttgaggaaaacattgcaggatttttctcattttaatggactttaatagagcccaacatttaatacttaactcaacacttaacagtttttttcaacggagtttcaaaggtctataaaagatcccaaacgaggcataagggtcttatctagcgaaacgattgtcatttttgacaagaaaaataaaaaatatgctcttttaaaccacaacttttcgtctaggtccggtccagcgcaacctagcgtaaatgcatagtgacgtagggaggtcacttgttacatatataaaacgcacatttgcagaccattgtaaacaataaactgacacaaagacatgaattaaTATCATTCGACAaccaacaacgtaggaacggccCTCTTTgtaaacacttgtaaacactggggcggagtttcgcgttcgtcctctgtgacctctagacgtgatgacgtattgcgtggggtcacgctatcGCATCACGACCGAatttagacgagaagttgtggtttaaaagtggatattttttatttttttattttttatgccttgtttgggatcgtttatagacctttgaaactccgttgaaaaaaactgttaagtgttgagttaagtattaaatgttgggctctattaaagtccattaaaatgagaaaaatcctgcaatgttttcctcaaaaaccataatttctactcgactgaacaaagaaagatatcaacattttggatgacatggtggtgagtaaattatctggatttttcatttaagaaaatggaatattcctttaagacgaAATCCATAACACCTTCAATTACACAGAATCTGAAACAGGTCATCCTTTTGTTTCAGAATCTAGCATCCATAttttgtaacaaaaaaaaagagGCTAGTGGGGCTTATTGTGCATAAAAGCGAGGTATACTGAATTAGTTGTGTCCGTTTATGTTAGACAAAATAGGAATAATATAGCCTATTATAAACACTGAggagtggtttcccggacagggattagactagtcctaaactttaacacttttaagagctgtccaaactgaaaacaacttgcacagacatatcttaaaatatacccgtgccctttgttttacctcaaaatgcacacaggtaatgttttagtaagacatgtttgttaaaacaagttatatttcctaataaactaaggcctagtcctggattaagctaatcctggtccgggaaactgaCTGAATGAATTAGTAAGCAATGGTTTGTTTTTGAAGGTGTGCAGTTCACATATCAATTTGGTTGAAACATTAGCTTATACATGACTTCCCCCAGTAACACCTGTATTTGATTTTCTTCATGAATTTCAGCAAAGTGTGGAATtaagtttaaaggattagtccattttcttgaaaaaaatcagatctttctttgttcagtcgagaagaaattatgtttttttgaggaaaacattccaggatttttctcattttaatggactttaatggaccccaatactta contains:
- the nkx2.7 gene encoding NK2 transcription factor related 7; the encoded protein is MLPSPVTSTPFSVKDILKLEQQHALNPNGFMGPQQDTVPLQSLQLQCMHSTLSRSLDLIYSPEKHSVIAGEQVKCALSSDDFDIVGDSCSSPTEEEMDPNEDTSICHFDDSICNSQKDESPREKPKQRLRRKPRVLFSQSQVFELERRFKQQRYLSAPERDHLAHVLKLTPTQVKIWFQNRRYKCKRQRQDKSLELAGPRRVAVPVLVRDGKPCHGTPYNVTVGSYPYNNYYNSYGNNPYHCNFTSVPSFANTSQIPNHFVDMNLTSGSVDGIRTW